DNA from Candidatus Hydrogenedentota bacterium:
GTTTTTAATCATTATCATCATCATTGTGGTCTTGAGCTGGACCGGCTTATGGCCCGTAGTGATCCGCGCACTCCGTGAATTGCGCGGCGACTATGTGCAGGAACCGCCCCGCCAATCCCGTTCCGCTCAGGATACGGATATGTGCTATCGCATTTTGGGGCTATCCCCTTCAGCACGGTGGGAAGAAATTGAAAAGGCCTATCGCGCGAAAGCCAAGCGGCACCATCCTGACTTGGGCGGCGACGAAGACACCATGCGTGCTGTGAATGAAGCCTATAACCGTATTAAAGAATTAAAGAAACCGAGATGAGGAATGCCAGAATGAAAAAATATGCTGCGATGAGCGCCCTCTTTGTTGTGATGGCTATTGTTGGCCTAGTTGTGGCGGCTTGTTCCAAGTCCGATTCAGACAAAGCTT
Protein-coding regions in this window:
- a CDS encoding J domain-containing protein, yielding MPGIQEFLIIIIIIVVLSWTGLWPVVIRALRELRGDYVQEPPRQSRSAQDTDMCYRILGLSPSARWEEIEKAYRAKAKRHHPDLGGDEDTMRAVNEAYNRIKELKKPR